Proteins from a genomic interval of Pseudomonas sp. RC10:
- a CDS encoding LysR family transcriptional regulator, giving the protein MQKSDAEGLWSHIHWLAILEEVGTYTAAATRLGVSKSAVSQRISELEKATGHRLVQRTTRSVRLTDAGQSLVREVRGAFAHIADSFSQVRDSAGAVRGLVRLTAPVAFARQHLVPRLSGFLARHPDVRVQLDVSDHLSSMAAEGYDLAVRHSYQVPDTHVAWKLCDTRSVLVATPAYLATHGQPDNPMGLVDHNCLFYPRGVDAPAWMFERPAKGKRAGERLTVPITGNFATNNSEALRDAALQHLGIALLPDFSAQAALDNGSLVPVLGHWALKGAFAEEIYLIRPYSRQIPRSVTALVEYLRSCFHTGF; this is encoded by the coding sequence ATGCAGAAATCTGACGCGGAAGGCCTGTGGTCACACATCCACTGGCTGGCGATTCTGGAAGAGGTCGGCACCTATACGGCTGCCGCCACGCGCTTGGGGGTCAGTAAATCAGCGGTGAGCCAGCGGATTTCAGAGCTCGAAAAAGCCACCGGGCATCGTTTGGTGCAACGCACGACCCGCAGCGTTCGCCTGACGGATGCGGGGCAGTCTCTGGTCCGGGAAGTCCGTGGCGCGTTCGCGCACATTGCCGACAGTTTTTCTCAAGTGAGGGATTCCGCCGGGGCCGTACGCGGTCTGGTGAGGCTCACCGCGCCAGTGGCTTTCGCTCGCCAACACCTCGTGCCTCGGCTGTCCGGGTTTCTTGCGCGCCACCCAGACGTGCGCGTGCAACTGGACGTCTCGGACCATCTCAGTTCCATGGCGGCTGAAGGGTATGACCTGGCGGTGCGCCACAGCTATCAGGTGCCCGACACTCATGTCGCCTGGAAACTCTGCGATACACGATCGGTCCTGGTGGCCACCCCTGCCTACCTCGCAACCCACGGCCAACCCGATAACCCGATGGGGCTGGTTGATCACAATTGCCTCTTTTACCCACGCGGCGTGGATGCCCCCGCCTGGATGTTTGAACGTCCCGCCAAGGGAAAGCGCGCCGGGGAACGCCTGACGGTGCCCATCACCGGGAACTTCGCGACCAACAACAGCGAGGCGCTCCGCGATGCCGCGCTTCAACATCTGGGGATCGCCCTGCTTCCAGACTTCAGCGCGCAGGCCGCCCTGGACAATGGGTCGCTCGTCCCGGTGCTGGGGCATTGGGCGCTGAAAGGCGCATTCGCCGAAGAGATTTATCTGATTCGCCCCTATTCTCGCCAGATCCCTCGTTCGGTGACCGCGCTGGTGGAATACTTACGGTCATGTTTCCACACCGGCTTTTAG
- a CDS encoding tautomerase family protein codes for MPLITIDLIEGRSDEQLQTLLDTVHRAMVDAFQVPERDRYQIVNERRPGRLIVEDTGLDIPRTHNVVVIRAVSRPRTEESKTRFYQLLAQLLKERCGIEPSDLMVSIVTNSDADWSFGHGRAQFLTGEL; via the coding sequence ATGCCACTGATCACGATTGACCTGATTGAAGGCCGCTCGGATGAGCAGCTTCAAACCCTTCTGGATACCGTGCACCGCGCCATGGTCGACGCGTTCCAGGTGCCTGAGCGCGATCGTTACCAGATCGTCAACGAACGGCGTCCGGGGCGATTGATCGTCGAGGACACGGGGCTGGATATCCCACGGACCCACAACGTGGTGGTCATCAGGGCGGTGAGCCGACCCCGTACCGAGGAGTCGAAAACCAGGTTCTACCAATTGTTGGCTCAGTTGCTCAAAGAGCGTTGCGGCATCGAGCCGTCCGACCTGATGGTGTCCATCGTCACCAACTCGGATGCAGACTGGAGCTTCGGGCATGGCCGCGCCCAGTTTCTGACGGGAGAGCTCTGA
- a CDS encoding LysR substrate-binding domain-containing protein, with protein MRRIPNFVLLRAFEAAARLESFTQAGEELHRSQSAISHQVKELEEYFGRPLFYRRNRRVELTAEGKRFYDSLERVFDVLEAACQDVSLERGAQVLALHCAPSLAAKWLGPRLPEFTQQHPDITIRLSTGAEPIDLIQMREIDLTISYKTAVSRSGIVVQPMGVERIIPMVAPSSLRADLSARELATRLTLIDSQLSRVTWKDWFKLNGLTFPDRPRQSFDRGALAISAAVDGMGIALETVRLAERELASGALIELGAGQFKAIECETHFLSCRTSERNLEKIKLFSHWLFSKIH; from the coding sequence ATGCGACGCATCCCCAATTTTGTGCTGTTGCGCGCCTTTGAAGCCGCCGCCCGGCTGGAAAGCTTCACCCAGGCGGGAGAAGAGCTTCATCGTTCACAATCCGCGATCAGCCATCAGGTCAAAGAGCTGGAGGAATACTTCGGCCGTCCGCTGTTCTACCGTCGAAACCGACGTGTCGAACTGACCGCCGAAGGGAAGCGTTTCTACGACAGCCTGGAGCGGGTTTTCGACGTGCTCGAAGCGGCCTGCCAGGACGTCTCGCTGGAGCGCGGCGCACAAGTCCTCGCACTGCATTGCGCCCCCAGTCTGGCGGCAAAATGGCTGGGGCCGCGCCTGCCGGAGTTCACGCAGCAACACCCGGACATCACCATTCGCTTGTCCACGGGCGCCGAACCCATCGACCTGATTCAGATGCGCGAGATAGACCTCACCATTTCGTACAAGACGGCCGTCAGCCGGTCTGGCATCGTGGTGCAGCCGATGGGTGTCGAGCGGATCATCCCGATGGTGGCGCCATCTTCCTTGCGGGCCGACCTTTCGGCCCGGGAATTGGCGACCCGCCTGACCCTGATCGATTCGCAACTGAGCCGCGTGACGTGGAAAGACTGGTTCAAGCTCAACGGGCTGACCTTTCCGGATCGGCCAAGGCAGTCGTTCGACCGGGGCGCCCTGGCCATTTCCGCCGCCGTCGACGGCATGGGGATTGCGTTGGAAACCGTGCGACTGGCCGAACGCGAGTTGGCCAGCGGCGCCTTGATCGAGCTGGGCGCGGGGCAGTTCAAGGCCATCGAGTGCGAAACGCACTTTCTGTCCTGCCGCACGAGTGAGCGCAATCTCGAAAAAATAAAGCTGTTCTCCCACTGGCTGTTCAGCAAGATCCACTAG
- a CDS encoding class II aldolase/adducin family protein produces the protein MSEVLDLPLKAVQKPEKVSIYQPDQAGLTFPELPVFSSHAEQRQHLKERLVAACRAFAIHGLDYGFAGHLTVRDPEHAHLYWTNPMAVHFNKVKVSNLICADHHGNVVEGSYAINRAGFVLHAAVHEQHQDIVAMCHAHTVYGTAFASLAKPLLPISQDACAFFEDHVVISDEAGKVAVEVQGGNKVANAFAGVKAAIHQNHGLLTASRHSIDSAAFWFIALERCCQQQLLIEATGATPKLVTEERARYSREHVGSEYIGWLHFQTLWSDLVETQPDMFD, from the coding sequence ATGTCTGAAGTCTTGGATTTGCCGTTGAAAGCAGTTCAAAAGCCCGAAAAAGTCTCGATCTATCAGCCTGATCAGGCAGGGCTGACGTTTCCCGAGCTTCCCGTATTTTCCAGCCACGCGGAACAGCGCCAGCACCTCAAGGAACGCCTGGTCGCCGCCTGCCGTGCCTTTGCGATTCATGGCCTGGATTACGGCTTCGCCGGTCACCTGACGGTCCGCGATCCTGAGCATGCGCACCTGTACTGGACCAACCCGATGGCCGTGCATTTCAACAAGGTCAAGGTGTCGAACCTGATCTGCGCCGACCACCACGGGAATGTGGTCGAGGGCAGCTACGCGATCAACCGCGCCGGGTTCGTGTTGCACGCGGCGGTGCACGAGCAGCATCAGGACATCGTCGCCATGTGCCACGCGCACACCGTCTATGGCACGGCGTTCGCGTCTCTGGCCAAGCCTCTGCTGCCCATTTCCCAGGACGCCTGCGCCTTCTTCGAGGACCACGTGGTGATCAGCGATGAAGCAGGGAAAGTGGCCGTGGAAGTGCAGGGCGGCAACAAGGTCGCCAACGCGTTTGCCGGGGTGAAAGCCGCCATTCACCAGAATCACGGCCTGCTCACGGCCAGCCGCCACAGCATCGATTCGGCGGCGTTCTGGTTCATCGCGCTGGAGCGTTGCTGCCAGCAGCAGCTGCTGATCGAGGCCACTGGGGCGACGCCAAAACTGGTGACTGAAGAGCGTGCGCGTTACAGCCGCGAGCATGTGGGCAGCGAATACATCGGCTGGCTGCATTTCCAGACCCTGTGGAGCGACCTCGTCGAGACCCAGCCGGACATGTTCGACTGA
- a CDS encoding MFS transporter, with translation MAEAAPAVFATGETRTHDRLYGRLTLRLLPFLFMCYVFAYLDRVNVGFAKLQMLDDLGFSETIYGFGAGVFFLGYFLFEVPSNILLHKVGARRWIARIMITWGIISACMVFVTTPMMFYVLRFLLGVAEAGFVPGILLYLTYWFPSSRRGKITAMFLTGIPMAGVIGGPLSGLIMSTTQGWHGHSAWQWLFFLEAIPSVLAGIAVLFYLQDKIDDAKWLTQDEKRTLQQNLAAEATQSDDHSAFGAFKNKMVWLLSLGYFGLMMGLNGITFWLPSLIKGAGIQSAATVSIITTIPYACAAIAMIMIGRRSDLHRERRWHAAIPALVGAFGLVLATWAGANPVLLTMSLAIGAMGVMSGMSQFWCLPPAFLNGAAAAAGIAMINSIGNLAGFASPYMIGWVKDATSSTDYALYVIAAALVLAAGVCLSLSKQQVNR, from the coding sequence ATGGCCGAAGCAGCCCCCGCCGTTTTCGCGACCGGCGAAACGCGCACGCACGACCGACTCTATGGGCGCCTGACCCTCAGGCTCCTGCCGTTCCTTTTCATGTGTTACGTGTTCGCCTACCTGGATCGGGTCAACGTCGGGTTCGCGAAACTCCAGATGCTCGATGATCTGGGGTTCAGTGAAACCATTTACGGCTTTGGCGCCGGGGTGTTTTTTCTGGGGTATTTCCTGTTCGAAGTCCCCAGCAACATCCTGCTGCACAAGGTCGGAGCCCGCCGATGGATCGCCCGGATCATGATCACCTGGGGCATCATTTCCGCCTGCATGGTGTTCGTGACGACGCCGATGATGTTCTATGTGCTGCGTTTCCTGCTCGGCGTGGCCGAGGCCGGGTTCGTACCGGGCATCTTGCTGTACCTGACGTACTGGTTCCCGTCTTCCCGGCGCGGAAAAATCACGGCCATGTTTCTCACCGGGATTCCCATGGCGGGTGTGATTGGCGGGCCGCTGTCCGGGCTGATCATGTCAACGACCCAAGGCTGGCATGGGCATTCGGCCTGGCAGTGGTTGTTCTTTCTGGAAGCGATTCCCTCGGTGCTGGCCGGGATTGCCGTGCTGTTTTACCTTCAGGACAAGATCGACGATGCGAAATGGCTGACTCAGGACGAGAAGCGCACGCTGCAACAGAACCTTGCGGCCGAGGCCACGCAATCCGATGATCACTCGGCGTTCGGCGCCTTCAAAAACAAAATGGTCTGGCTGCTGAGCCTGGGGTATTTTGGGCTGATGATGGGCCTTAACGGGATCACGTTCTGGCTGCCTTCGCTGATCAAAGGCGCGGGCATTCAAAGTGCGGCGACGGTTTCGATCATCACCACCATCCCCTACGCCTGTGCGGCCATCGCCATGATCATGATCGGTCGTCGTTCTGACCTGCACCGCGAACGTCGCTGGCATGCCGCGATTCCGGCGCTGGTCGGCGCTTTCGGACTGGTGCTCGCCACCTGGGCCGGCGCAAACCCGGTGCTGTTGACGATGTCGCTGGCCATTGGCGCGATGGGCGTCATGAGCGGCATGAGTCAGTTCTGGTGCCTGCCGCCTGCGTTTCTCAACGGCGCCGCTGCCGCTGCCGGAATCGCGATGATCAACTCCATCGGCAACCTCGCGGGTTTCGCCAGCCCGTACATGATCGGCTGGGTCAAGGATGCAACGTCCTCCACCGACTATGCGCTTTACGTCATCGCCGCTGCGCTGGTGCTGGCCGCCGGGGTGTGCCTGTCGTTGTCGAAGCAGCAGGTGAATCGGTAA
- the aldA gene encoding aldehyde dehydrogenase: protein MTSVPVYENYINGEFVPGTEHFDVLNPATGALLAKVPASNADHVDQALSAARSAQRDWARKPANERAGHLRSIAKKLRENVPHLARTITLEQGKTYGLAEVEVNFTADYLDYMAEWARRIEGEIITSDRPGENIFMFRKPLGVVAGILPWNFPFFLIARKMAPALVTGNTIVIKPSEETPNNCFEFARLVAETDLPPGVFNVVCGDGRVGAALTANPRVDMISFTGSVETGARIMSAAAPNITKLNLELGGKAPAIVLADADIALAVKAIRDSRIINTGQVCNCAERVYVERQVADEFIEKISAAMSATRYGDPLADTTVEMGPLINRQGLDSVAAKVKKAQEQGASLVTGGKVADLGQGFHFQPTVLTGCRAEMEIMRKEIFGPVLPIQIVDDLDEAIAMANDCEYGLTSSLYTRDLGKAMYAMREIDFGETYINRENFEAMQGFHAGVRKSGVGGADGKHGLYEYTHTHVVYLQA from the coding sequence GTGCCTGCCTCGAATGCCGATCACGTCGACCAGGCGCTGTCTGCCGCCCGTTCGGCACAACGGGACTGGGCTCGCAAGCCCGCCAACGAAAGGGCTGGCCACCTGCGTAGCATTGCGAAAAAACTGCGTGAAAACGTGCCCCATCTGGCCCGCACCATCACGCTGGAACAGGGCAAAACGTATGGTCTGGCGGAGGTCGAGGTCAATTTTACCGCCGACTATCTCGACTACATGGCCGAATGGGCGCGTCGCATCGAAGGCGAGATCATCACCAGCGACCGGCCGGGCGAGAACATCTTCATGTTTCGCAAACCGCTGGGCGTCGTCGCGGGCATCCTGCCGTGGAATTTCCCCTTCTTTTTGATTGCCCGCAAAATGGCCCCGGCGCTGGTCACCGGCAACACCATCGTGATCAAGCCCAGCGAGGAAACCCCCAACAACTGCTTCGAGTTTGCCCGGTTGGTGGCTGAAACAGACCTGCCGCCAGGCGTGTTCAACGTGGTATGCGGTGACGGCCGCGTTGGGGCTGCACTGACGGCGAACCCACGTGTCGACATGATCAGCTTCACCGGAAGTGTTGAAACCGGTGCGCGGATCATGAGTGCCGCCGCGCCAAACATCACCAAACTCAATCTGGAGCTAGGGGGAAAGGCGCCGGCCATCGTGCTTGCCGATGCGGACATAGCGCTGGCGGTGAAGGCGATCCGCGACTCGCGCATTATCAACACGGGCCAGGTGTGCAACTGCGCTGAACGGGTTTACGTCGAGCGCCAAGTGGCGGACGAATTCATTGAAAAAATAAGCGCTGCCATGTCCGCCACTCGCTACGGCGACCCATTGGCCGACACCACCGTGGAGATGGGGCCGCTGATCAATCGTCAGGGGCTGGACAGCGTGGCGGCCAAGGTCAAGAAAGCCCAAGAGCAAGGGGCGTCGCTGGTGACCGGAGGCAAGGTCGCGGACCTTGGGCAGGGATTCCACTTCCAACCGACCGTGCTGACCGGCTGCCGCGCCGAGATGGAGATCATGCGCAAAGAGATCTTTGGGCCGGTGCTGCCGATTCAAATCGTCGATGATCTGGATGAAGCGATCGCCATGGCCAACGACTGTGAATACGGGCTGACCTCTTCCCTCTACACACGAGACCTGGGCAAGGCCATGTACGCCATGCGGGAAATCGATTTCGGCGAAACCTACATCAATCGTGAAAACTTCGAGGCGATGCAAGGCTTCCATGCCGGGGTCCGCAAGTCGGGTGTGGGTGGGGCTGACGGCAAGCATGGCCTCTATGAGTACACGCATACCCACGTCGTCTACCTGCAAGCCTGA